A window of the Parabacteroides merdae ATCC 43184 genome harbors these coding sequences:
- a CDS encoding HIT family protein: MNLSDPKDCLYCQNNQTLHELMIEIAPLSVSRLFLFKEQTYRGRCLVAYKDHVHDLNMLSDEERNAFMADVVRVTRAMQKVFNPQKINYGAYSDKLSHLHFHLAPKYEGGPDFGGTFTMNPQKVYLTDAEYQDMVEKIKEAL, translated from the coding sequence ATGAATTTAAGTGATCCCAAAGATTGTCTGTATTGCCAGAACAATCAGACTTTACACGAGCTGATGATCGAAATCGCTCCTCTCTCGGTATCCAGACTGTTCCTGTTCAAGGAACAAACGTATCGCGGGCGTTGCCTGGTTGCCTACAAAGACCACGTACACGACTTGAACATGCTCAGCGACGAAGAACGGAACGCATTCATGGCCGATGTCGTACGGGTGACCCGCGCGATGCAGAAAGTATTCAATCCACAAAAGATCAATTACGGCGCTTATTCGGATAAACTGTCGCACCTTCATTTCCACCTGGCCCCGAAATATGAAGGAGGCCCTGACTTCGGCGGGACATTTACCATGAACCCGCAAAAAGTATACTTGACGGATGCGGAATACCAGGATATGGTTGAAAAGATCAAAGAGGCGTTATAA
- a CDS encoding sugar phosphate isomerase/epimerase family protein has product MINRRNFLKNASLFTLGGLMAGKVGNAVAAQPATSAAFEATAAKNIGLQIYSLGDELYKDVPGGMKKLKKMGYQTIELAGYGKGKIRDIELMDFKKMADDAGITILSSHVNPPVREYTKDNLNTIKEYWKKTADDHAKLGVKYLVQPGQPSTRNVEETKFVCEVFNEAGKIVKAAGIPFGYHNHDMEFAKVVPGGTEMKFGRHNKGEKVYDIFLANTDPSLVFFEMDVYWAVMGQQDPVEYITKYADRIKVLHIKDRYVLGDSGMMNFEQIFKHFYANGHKDYFVEMEGTGSGHQFEGVKKSADYLLKSSFVK; this is encoded by the coding sequence ATGATCAATAGAAGAAACTTTTTGAAAAACGCGTCCCTGTTTACGTTGGGTGGCCTGATGGCCGGTAAGGTAGGGAATGCCGTTGCAGCGCAGCCTGCGACATCTGCCGCTTTCGAAGCGACGGCGGCCAAGAACATCGGTTTACAAATCTATTCTTTAGGCGACGAGCTCTACAAGGATGTTCCGGGAGGAATGAAGAAGTTGAAAAAGATGGGGTATCAGACCATCGAACTTGCCGGTTATGGGAAAGGCAAGATCCGTGATATCGAATTGATGGATTTCAAGAAGATGGCGGATGATGCCGGCATTACGATTCTGAGTTCGCATGTGAATCCTCCTGTTCGCGAATACACGAAAGACAACCTGAATACAATAAAGGAATACTGGAAGAAAACGGCTGACGACCATGCCAAGTTAGGAGTGAAATATCTGGTGCAGCCCGGCCAGCCCAGTACCCGTAACGTGGAAGAAACGAAATTTGTTTGTGAAGTCTTCAACGAAGCCGGAAAGATCGTGAAAGCGGCCGGCATACCGTTCGGTTACCACAATCACGACATGGAATTTGCCAAGGTGGTTCCCGGCGGCACGGAAATGAAGTTCGGACGCCATAACAAAGGCGAAAAAGTGTATGACATCTTCCTGGCGAATACGGACCCGTCATTGGTTTTCTTTGAGATGGACGTTTACTGGGCCGTGATGGGCCAGCAGGATCCGGTCGAGTATATCACGAAATATGCAGACCGTATCAAAGTGCTCCATATCAAAGACCGCTATGTCCTGGGGGATTCCGGCATGATGAACTTCGAGCAGATATTCAAGCATTTCTATGCAAACGGCCATAAGGACTATTTCGTTGAAATGGAAGGTACGGGTAGCGGACATCAGTTCGAAGGCGTGAAGAAAAGTGCCGATTACCTGCTGAAGTCTTCGTTTGTAAAGTAA
- a CDS encoding ABC transporter ATP-binding protein, with translation MIKIEGLSKFFRTEEVETIALNNVSLEVKDGEFVAIMGPSGCGKSTLLNILGLLDNPTSGDYYLAGKEVGHLKEKERTQVRKGNIGFVFQSFNLIDELNVFENVELPLTYLKVKAGERKQMVNDILKRMNISHRAGHFPQQLSGGQQQRVAIARAVVSNPKIILADEPTGNLDSKNGAEVMQLLTELNREGTTIVMVTHSKHDASFAHRIINLFDGSIVSSVNEFI, from the coding sequence ATGATAAAGATCGAAGGTTTAAGTAAGTTTTTCCGTACGGAAGAGGTGGAGACGATTGCATTGAATAATGTTTCCCTGGAAGTGAAAGATGGCGAGTTTGTGGCTATCATGGGACCTTCCGGATGTGGCAAATCTACATTGCTGAATATCTTGGGGCTGCTGGACAATCCGACTTCGGGCGATTATTACCTGGCAGGCAAGGAAGTCGGGCATCTCAAGGAGAAGGAGCGTACGCAGGTCCGCAAAGGCAACATCGGTTTCGTGTTCCAGAGTTTCAACCTGATCGACGAACTGAACGTGTTCGAAAACGTGGAACTCCCGCTTACCTACCTGAAAGTAAAAGCCGGCGAGCGTAAGCAGATGGTGAACGATATCCTGAAAAGGATGAACATCAGCCACCGCGCGGGCCATTTCCCGCAGCAGCTTTCCGGAGGACAGCAGCAGCGTGTGGCCATCGCACGTGCTGTCGTTTCGAATCCGAAGATCATCCTCGCCGATGAGCCGACCGGTAACCTGGACTCGAAGAACGGAGCCGAAGTGATGCAATTGCTCACCGAACTGAACCGGGAAGGGACCACGATCGTCATGGTGACTCACTCCAAGCACGATGCCAGTTTCGCCCACCGGATCATCAATCTGTTCGACGGAAGCATCGTCTCGTCGGTGAACGAGTTTATCTGA
- a CDS encoding ABC transporter permease: MKTILRNFFSVLRRFKTASVLNVLGLSIAFVAFMLIMMQVNYDYTFDRSHPNADAIFRVDIVHGSKGSQAIICRPFARAFTGSSPLIEEGCLLSAWTESRFFYIEDGGQRTSYKEDAWNVTPGVLEVFRFDMLEGSERSLDEPNSVVLPESMARKIFGDESAVGKQLISANPMEDAKIVKGVYKDFPRNSALKNVMYTSMSPKENYDNWGNWNYFFFVRLGEGMDKAEVLDNFKRNFNAKEAFGNEFEWGEENSLDLRLTSLPDVHFLSNVDFDSMPKASRQTLLVLFSIAFVILIIAGINFTNFSTALTPMRIKSINTQKVLGSSDRTLRGSLLVEAVCVSLFAYLLSLLFLYIIPKTPVVSLVDADISFGAQPMIIAGTAVIAAIVGVLAGLYPSYYVTSFPPALVLKGSFGLSLAGRRMRSVLVGVQFVASFILIIGSLFMYLQNHYMQNAPLGYDKEEMIIVHLNNTINKNRDAFTDRLKSFSGVEDVTYSQFLLSSQDQYMGWGRDYNGNNINFQCLPVSSSFLKVMGIEVKEGRDFRPEDDQKETGCYIFNEKAKAQYELKLNEKIDGDEIVGFIPDIKFASFRQEVTPMAFYLWGKYQWGQEGNYYNTAYVKFKAGSDLRSGMEHVRESLEKFDSEYPFVVRFYDEVLQHTYEKELKIGSLITLFSLVAIFISIVGVFGLVVFESEYKRKEIAVRKVLGSTTGEILYMFNVSYFWILLICFVFGAPVAWYGVHRWLENFAYRTPMYWWVLPLAFLAVGVITFMTVTYQNWHVANENPVKNIKSE; this comes from the coding sequence ATGAAAACGATTTTGCGAAATTTCTTTAGTGTGCTCCGCCGGTTCAAGACGGCTTCTGTTTTGAATGTGCTGGGGTTGAGCATTGCTTTTGTGGCGTTTATGCTCATTATGATGCAGGTGAATTATGATTATACGTTCGACCGCAGCCACCCGAACGCCGATGCTATCTTCCGGGTGGATATCGTGCACGGAAGCAAAGGGTCGCAAGCCATTATCTGCCGTCCGTTCGCGCGGGCGTTTACCGGGTCTTCGCCTCTTATAGAGGAAGGATGCCTTTTGAGTGCTTGGACCGAAAGCCGTTTTTTCTATATAGAGGATGGCGGACAGCGGACGAGCTACAAGGAAGATGCGTGGAACGTGACTCCCGGAGTCTTGGAAGTGTTCCGTTTCGATATGCTCGAAGGAAGCGAGCGCTCTTTGGATGAGCCCAACAGCGTAGTCCTTCCGGAAAGCATGGCGAGAAAGATCTTCGGTGACGAATCGGCGGTAGGCAAGCAGCTGATCTCTGCCAATCCTATGGAAGATGCGAAAATCGTGAAAGGCGTGTATAAGGATTTTCCCCGTAACTCTGCTTTGAAGAACGTCATGTACACGTCGATGAGTCCGAAGGAAAACTATGATAACTGGGGAAACTGGAATTATTTTTTCTTTGTCCGTCTGGGCGAGGGGATGGATAAGGCTGAGGTGCTGGACAATTTCAAGCGTAATTTTAATGCGAAGGAAGCCTTCGGCAATGAGTTCGAATGGGGGGAGGAGAATAGCTTGGATCTCCGCCTGACCTCTTTGCCGGATGTCCATTTCCTGAGTAACGTGGATTTCGATTCGATGCCGAAAGCGAGCCGCCAGACGTTGCTGGTGCTTTTCTCCATCGCTTTTGTCATCCTTATTATCGCCGGTATCAATTTTACCAATTTCAGCACGGCGCTGACTCCTATGCGTATCAAGAGCATCAACACGCAGAAGGTGCTGGGCAGTTCCGACCGTACGTTGCGTGGAAGTTTGTTGGTAGAGGCGGTCTGCGTCAGTCTGTTTGCTTATCTGCTTTCGCTTCTTTTCTTATACATAATCCCCAAAACACCGGTAGTCTCGCTGGTGGATGCCGACATCTCGTTCGGGGCGCAGCCGATGATCATTGCCGGCACGGCTGTGATCGCGGCGATCGTGGGAGTGCTGGCCGGCCTTTATCCTTCCTACTATGTCACCTCTTTCCCGCCGGCATTGGTGTTGAAAGGAAGTTTCGGCCTCTCGCTTGCCGGGCGCCGGATGAGGAGCGTGCTGGTGGGGGTCCAGTTTGTGGCTTCTTTCATCCTGATTATCGGCTCTTTGTTTATGTACCTGCAAAATCATTATATGCAGAATGCGCCGTTGGGATATGACAAGGAGGAGATGATTATCGTGCATCTGAATAATACTATAAATAAGAACCGGGATGCTTTCACGGACCGGTTGAAATCGTTCTCCGGCGTGGAGGATGTGACCTATTCCCAATTCCTGCTTTCGAGCCAGGACCAGTACATGGGATGGGGGCGTGACTATAATGGGAACAACATCAATTTCCAGTGTCTTCCTGTTTCTTCTTCTTTCCTGAAAGTGATGGGGATAGAGGTCAAGGAAGGCCGTGATTTCCGTCCGGAAGACGATCAGAAGGAGACGGGTTGCTATATATTCAACGAAAAGGCGAAGGCGCAGTACGAATTGAAGTTGAACGAAAAGATCGACGGTGACGAGATCGTCGGTTTTATCCCGGATATCAAGTTCGCCTCATTCCGCCAGGAAGTTACCCCGATGGCTTTCTATCTTTGGGGCAAATACCAGTGGGGGCAGGAAGGCAACTATTATAATACCGCCTATGTGAAGTTCAAGGCGGGAAGCGACCTTCGCTCCGGAATGGAGCATGTGCGCGAGTCGCTGGAAAAGTTCGATTCGGAGTATCCTTTTGTGGTCCGTTTCTATGACGAGGTTTTACAGCATACCTACGAAAAGGAATTGAAGATCGGTTCTTTGATCACCTTGTTCAGCCTTGTCGCTATCTTTATCTCGATTGTGGGCGTGTTCGGCCTTGTCGTGTTCGAAAGCGAATACAAGCGGAAAGAGATCGCCGTGCGCAAGGTGTTGGGATCGACGACGGGAGAAATCTTGTATATGTTCAATGTGAGCTACTTCTGGATTTTGCTGATATGCTTCGTCTTCGGTGCTCCGGTCGCCTGGTACGGCGTACACCGTTGGCTGGAGAATTTCGCCTACCGTACGCCGATGTATTGGTGGGTGTTGCCGCTGGCTTTCCTGGCCGTAGGCGTGATCACGTTTATGACGGTGACGTATCAGAACTGGCATGTCGCTAACGAAAATCCGGTAAAGAACATAAAATCAGAATAA
- a CDS encoding N-acetylmuramoyl-L-alanine amidase has translation MTAGCFYQNYREVRLLIIHCSATRYDRDFPVEALRASHKARGFADIGYHFYITRDGYLHRCRPVNQIGAHAAGWNDRSIGICYEGGLDEAGTPSDTRTYAQKCSLLDLLRQLRRDYPEAKIVGHCQLSPYIRKACPCFDAREEYAGLEEEVSRK, from the coding sequence ATGACGGCGGGATGTTTCTATCAGAATTATCGGGAGGTACGCCTCCTGATAATTCATTGCAGCGCGACGCGCTATGACCGCGATTTCCCGGTGGAGGCCTTGCGGGCTTCACACAAGGCGAGAGGATTTGCCGATATCGGCTATCATTTCTATATCACCCGCGACGGCTATCTCCACCGTTGCCGTCCCGTCAACCAGATCGGCGCACATGCAGCCGGGTGGAACGACCGGAGCATCGGCATCTGTTATGAAGGCGGCCTCGATGAGGCGGGAACCCCTTCCGACACCCGTACCTACGCCCAGAAATGTTCGCTGCTCGACCTGCTCCGCCAGCTCCGGCGGGACTATCCGGAGGCGAAGATAGTGGGACATTGCCAACTGAGTCCTTACATCCGCAAGGCCTGCCCTTGCTTCGACGCCAGGGAGGAGTATGCGGGATTGGAAGAGGAAGTGTCAAGAAAATAG
- a CDS encoding smalltalk protein, whose product MEQKNEKKSVWGVLLKVIIAVASAIAGALGISACSL is encoded by the coding sequence ATGGAACAAAAAAACGAAAAGAAATCTGTCTGGGGAGTGCTCCTCAAAGTGATCATCGCCGTAGCCAGCGCCATTGCCGGTGCGCTCGGCATAAGCGCCTGCTCGTTATGA
- a CDS encoding HU family DNA-binding protein encodes MPLNYSIVLLGNPRKPDDPKKAYARSQVSKELTLKGLSQRVAAQTTVSRADVSAVLISVVENMIEALRDGEQVDFGELGKFRLQATSRGADSAEVFTATNITGVNIQFVPGDDLKKIFNGMSFNPVPSRASVRAVLRAEKAGETTVDLSKKPNEGGGSGGEDDRPGEL; translated from the coding sequence ATGCCATTAAATTACAGTATTGTTTTGTTAGGCAATCCGCGTAAGCCGGACGATCCGAAGAAAGCCTACGCCCGTTCGCAGGTCAGCAAGGAGCTTACGTTGAAAGGGCTTTCGCAACGTGTCGCGGCCCAGACGACCGTGAGTCGTGCGGATGTTTCAGCGGTGTTGATCAGTGTGGTCGAGAATATGATCGAGGCCCTGCGCGACGGGGAGCAGGTCGATTTCGGCGAGTTGGGCAAGTTCCGTTTGCAGGCGACCAGCCGGGGAGCCGATAGCGCGGAGGTGTTTACTGCCACCAATATCACCGGAGTCAATATCCAGTTCGTTCCCGGCGACGATCTGAAAAAGATCTTCAACGGTATGAGTTTCAATCCCGTACCCAGCCGTGCATCCGTACGTGCCGTACTCCGTGCCGAGAAAGCAGGCGAGACGACGGTCGACCTGTCGAAGAAACCGAACGAAGGAGGCGGGAGCGGAGGCGAAGATGACCGGCCGGGAGAACTTTAA
- a CDS encoding DUF4248 domain-containing protein, producing the protein MKIRPYSKSELAQAYAPEITSQAALNRLAAWIRLNRPLTEALRQTGYYTKQRLFTSRQVALIFEYLGEP; encoded by the coding sequence ATGAAAATCCGTCCCTACAGCAAGAGCGAACTGGCACAGGCCTATGCACCGGAGATCACCTCCCAGGCCGCACTGAACCGGCTCGCCGCCTGGATACGCCTGAACCGCCCGCTCACGGAAGCGTTGCGACAGACCGGCTACTACACGAAACAACGGCTCTTCACCTCCCGGCAGGTGGCACTGATTTTCGAATATCTGGGAGAACCATAG
- a CDS encoding BT4734/BF3469 family protein, which produces MEKSFSLFANFKQTTPSEITLDRVYRLITTDSDLRDRTEKFRFYLRVGNKQMSACEKTSCPAFTPAVRCEGGRKRMHIKAYTGLSLCDLDHIPEERMAEAFAAVCADPHVLLAYHTISGRGLRVIYAFLFEDGSSVADADPADRKTLRVYQEGYRQGNELFARLAGLEYDSSCKNPERISGTAYDPDAYYNPEALPLQVKLPPAPSAKPGRPKGQKAKPGRYTATAGKAAEVSGKRLEDEGIRYEPGHHNEYVMRTGYLFNLYGVPEAEAVAWAVEAFADYGAENVESTFRSCYAGEEEHGSVRLPRSAGGKGRREADEANKPAEVEAIEAFLFSQAEFRHNVITHHCEIRWTEEAGFLPLTDRDVNTLWGRMNKTVGRVYLTDIYNVIHSEFVPLFNPFQSYFDHLPSWDGVSDPIGDLADTVHVKSDQAEFRDYFRKWFVGILPALLDDTVVNHEILVLIGEQGLYKTTWFNFLLPPELRCYFYTKTNSDRLNKDDLFSLTEFALICFEELDGMRPAELNQLKAMVTMPYVNERAAYGRNKERHPHIASFCGTGNNVQFLTDPTGNRRWLPFEVSQIRDPHLHAIPYELVYSQAYALWKSGFCHWFSQEEIRKLNMHNSRFEVPNLEEDLIRTHFRKPFEGEAGIFVTAADILEQISSCLRYPLSPNKIGRIMAGLEFESIRYKGKRGYIAVKKTGEDIDRERRSGALGL; this is translated from the coding sequence ATGGAAAAATCTTTCAGCCTGTTTGCCAATTTCAAGCAAACAACCCCATCGGAGATCACGTTGGACCGTGTTTACCGGCTCATCACTACCGACTCCGACTTGCGTGACCGTACCGAGAAATTCCGCTTCTACCTCCGGGTAGGAAACAAGCAAATGTCGGCCTGCGAAAAGACTTCATGCCCCGCCTTCACTCCCGCCGTGCGATGCGAAGGAGGCAGGAAGCGCATGCATATCAAGGCTTATACCGGTTTGAGCCTTTGCGATTTGGATCATATACCGGAAGAACGGATGGCGGAGGCTTTTGCGGCGGTCTGTGCCGACCCCCATGTCCTTTTGGCCTACCATACGATCAGCGGACGAGGGCTGCGCGTCATTTACGCTTTTCTCTTTGAAGACGGCAGTTCCGTCGCGGACGCCGACCCTGCCGATCGGAAGACGCTCCGGGTCTACCAGGAGGGCTACCGACAGGGTAACGAACTTTTCGCCCGCCTCGCCGGGCTGGAATACGACAGCAGTTGCAAGAATCCCGAACGGATCAGCGGTACGGCTTATGATCCGGACGCCTATTACAATCCGGAAGCCCTGCCGCTCCAGGTCAAGCTGCCGCCTGCTCCCTCCGCGAAACCGGGTCGGCCGAAAGGACAGAAGGCGAAACCGGGACGCTATACCGCAACGGCGGGCAAGGCGGCCGAGGTGTCCGGAAAACGGCTGGAGGACGAAGGAATCCGCTATGAGCCGGGCCACCATAACGAATATGTCATGCGCACCGGCTACCTCTTCAACCTCTATGGCGTGCCGGAGGCGGAGGCCGTCGCATGGGCGGTCGAGGCGTTTGCCGATTATGGCGCGGAGAACGTCGAGAGCACCTTCCGTTCCTGCTACGCGGGAGAGGAGGAGCATGGCTCCGTGCGCCTGCCCCGGAGCGCTGGCGGCAAAGGCAGACGGGAGGCAGACGAGGCGAACAAGCCGGCCGAGGTGGAGGCGATCGAGGCGTTCCTGTTTTCGCAGGCGGAGTTCCGCCACAATGTCATCACGCACCATTGTGAAATCCGCTGGACGGAGGAGGCCGGCTTCCTGCCGCTGACAGACCGTGACGTGAATACGCTTTGGGGGCGGATGAACAAAACGGTGGGACGCGTCTATCTGACGGATATATACAATGTGATACATTCCGAGTTCGTCCCCCTCTTCAACCCTTTCCAATCCTATTTCGACCATTTGCCATCATGGGACGGCGTGAGCGACCCTATCGGCGACCTGGCCGATACGGTGCATGTCAAAAGCGACCAGGCGGAGTTTAGGGACTATTTCCGGAAATGGTTTGTCGGCATACTGCCCGCGCTGCTCGACGATACGGTCGTGAACCATGAGATCCTGGTCCTTATCGGCGAACAGGGGCTTTACAAAACCACCTGGTTCAACTTCCTGCTGCCACCCGAACTGCGCTGCTATTTCTATACGAAGACGAACAGCGACCGCCTGAATAAGGACGATCTCTTTTCCCTTACCGAATTCGCCCTGATCTGTTTCGAGGAGCTCGACGGCATGCGGCCTGCCGAGTTGAACCAGTTGAAGGCGATGGTCACCATGCCCTACGTCAACGAGCGGGCGGCCTACGGGCGCAACAAGGAACGCCATCCGCATATCGCTTCGTTTTGCGGCACGGGCAATAATGTCCAGTTCCTGACCGACCCGACCGGCAACCGCCGCTGGTTGCCTTTCGAGGTGTCGCAGATCCGGGACCCGCATCTGCATGCCATCCCTTACGAGCTGGTCTACAGCCAGGCCTATGCCTTGTGGAAAAGCGGTTTCTGCCACTGGTTCTCGCAGGAGGAGATACGGAAGCTGAACATGCATAACAGCCGCTTCGAAGTCCCCAACCTCGAAGAAGACCTGATCCGTACCCATTTCCGCAAACCGTTCGAGGGCGAGGCGGGCATCTTCGTCACGGCGGCCGATATCCTGGAACAGATCAGTTCATGCCTGCGTTACCCCCTGAGTCCGAATAAAATCGGGCGTATCATGGCGGGGCTGGAGTTCGAATCGATCCGGTATAAAGGGAAAAGGGGCTATATCGCAGTGAAAAAGACCGGGGAGGATATCGACAGGGAACGGAGATCCGGCGCTTTGGGATTGTGA
- the pbpC gene encoding penicillin-binding protein 1C, giving the protein MIVFHLFFIKLLIGTVLHLTAPRTLFPEACSTLLYSSDGQLLGARIAPDGQWRFPPADSLPGKFVTCLLTYEDKRFFRHSGVDPVAIVRAMRINLSRGKVVSGGSTITMQLARIARGNRDRTLYEKMVETGYALLLETVCGKHQILNLYASHAPFGGNVIGIETAAWRYFGRSAADLSWAESATLAVLPNSPALIHPGRNRARLKAKRDKLLTALKERGILDETEYGLSLLEPLPEAPVPLPDEAPHLLERLAADAPGTRITTSVNRMLQRQTQEIVNRYARDYASNHIHNLAALIADAETGEVLAYAGNVTFKADARKGNQVDIITSPRSTGSILKPFLYAAMLHDGLLLPGTLVSDVPLNLNGFSPQNYNKTFYGAVPAHRAIERSLNVPLVRMLSAYNTGRFMSLLKKAGMTTLRFSEEHYGASLILGGAEGTLWDLTGMYASLARTLAHYRTYNGRYDPADIHPLTPYPAPPADPVRSVADKRLTDKPFLSAASIWFAFEAMSALNRPEEEADWQQFGSMKQVAWKTGTSYGGRDAWAIGTTPRYTVGVWVGNASGEGRPGLTGVGNAAPVLFDLFSLLPGSGWFDMPYDELLPMAICRLSGHKASAICDRVDTLYMPRSADKTEVCPYHRLVHLSADGRFRVNSSCESVGRMIARPWFVLPPSEEYYYRNYHIDYAPLPPVKPGCGEDRGRQIELIYPEHNAILYLPKGFSGKREQFVFKAAHARPDAILYWHLDDTYAGETTDHHQISFSASPGKHRLTLIDDQGNRKTISFEVK; this is encoded by the coding sequence ATGATTGTCTTCCACCTGTTTTTCATAAAGCTGCTGATAGGAACGGTCCTGCATCTGACCGCCCCCCGGACACTCTTTCCGGAGGCCTGCTCCACCCTGCTCTATTCTTCCGACGGGCAGTTGTTAGGGGCACGGATCGCACCGGACGGGCAATGGCGTTTCCCTCCGGCAGACAGTCTTCCCGGCAAGTTCGTGACCTGCCTGCTGACCTACGAAGACAAACGTTTCTTCCGGCATTCGGGAGTAGACCCGGTTGCCATCGTCCGAGCCATGCGGATCAACCTCAGCCGGGGCAAGGTCGTCAGCGGGGGGAGCACGATCACCATGCAACTGGCACGGATCGCGCGGGGCAACCGCGACCGTACCCTGTATGAAAAAATGGTCGAAACCGGCTACGCCCTTCTCCTGGAAACAGTCTGCGGCAAACATCAGATCCTGAACCTCTATGCCTCGCACGCCCCGTTCGGAGGGAATGTGATAGGCATCGAGACGGCGGCCTGGCGTTATTTCGGGCGAAGCGCTGCCGACCTCTCGTGGGCCGAAAGCGCCACACTCGCCGTCCTGCCCAACTCGCCCGCCCTGATCCATCCCGGACGTAACCGGGCACGGCTGAAAGCCAAACGCGACAAGCTCCTGACCGCCTTGAAGGAGAGAGGGATACTGGACGAAACCGAATACGGGCTGTCGCTCCTCGAACCGCTTCCCGAAGCGCCCGTGCCTCTGCCCGACGAAGCCCCTCACCTGCTCGAACGGTTGGCGGCCGACGCTCCGGGAACGCGTATCACGACCTCCGTCAACCGGATGTTGCAACGCCAGACACAGGAGATCGTCAACCGCTACGCCCGCGACTACGCCTCCAACCACATCCATAACCTGGCCGCCCTCATCGCCGATGCCGAAACGGGCGAGGTGCTGGCCTATGCGGGAAACGTCACTTTCAAGGCCGACGCCCGCAAAGGGAACCAGGTAGACATCATCACTTCGCCACGCAGCACGGGCAGCATCCTGAAGCCCTTTCTTTATGCCGCCATGCTACACGACGGGCTGCTGCTCCCCGGTACGCTCGTTTCAGACGTCCCCCTAAACCTGAACGGCTTCTCGCCGCAAAACTACAACAAGACGTTCTACGGGGCGGTCCCGGCACACCGGGCGATCGAACGTTCGCTCAACGTCCCGCTGGTACGGATGCTTTCGGCCTACAACACGGGGCGGTTCATGTCGCTGCTGAAAAAGGCGGGCATGACCACGCTGCGCTTTTCCGAAGAGCATTACGGGGCTTCGCTGATCCTGGGAGGCGCCGAAGGGACGTTATGGGACCTCACCGGCATGTATGCTTCACTGGCGCGTACGCTCGCACATTACCGGACTTACAACGGGCGGTATGACCCGGCGGATATTCATCCGCTCACTCCTTACCCGGCTCCTCCGGCCGACCCGGTCCGCTCGGTCGCCGACAAAAGGCTTACGGACAAGCCGTTCCTCTCCGCCGCCTCCATCTGGTTCGCCTTCGAAGCGATGTCGGCACTGAACCGCCCTGAAGAAGAGGCGGACTGGCAGCAGTTCGGCTCCATGAAGCAGGTGGCCTGGAAAACGGGGACGAGCTATGGCGGGCGGGACGCCTGGGCGATCGGGACAACCCCGCGCTATACGGTCGGCGTATGGGTGGGCAACGCTTCGGGAGAAGGCCGGCCGGGACTGACAGGCGTGGGCAATGCCGCTCCCGTCCTCTTCGACCTGTTCTCGCTCCTTCCGGGAAGCGGCTGGTTCGACATGCCTTACGACGAACTCCTCCCGATGGCCATCTGCCGTCTCAGCGGGCACAAGGCATCCGCTATCTGTGACCGGGTAGACACGCTCTACATGCCGCGCTCGGCCGACAAGACGGAAGTCTGCCCCTACCACCGGCTTGTCCATCTTTCTGCGGACGGCCGTTTCCGGGTGAACAGCTCGTGCGAGTCGGTCGGCCGGATGATCGCACGCCCGTGGTTCGTACTGCCTCCTTCCGAAGAATATTATTACCGGAACTATCATATCGACTACGCTCCCCTGCCTCCTGTCAAACCGGGATGTGGCGAAGACAGGGGCCGGCAGATCGAACTGATCTATCCGGAGCATAACGCCATCCTTTATCTTCCGAAAGGCTTCTCCGGCAAACGGGAGCAGTTTGTCTTCAAAGCTGCCCACGCCCGTCCGGATGCCATCCTCTACTGGCATCTCGACGACACGTATGCCGGCGAAACGACAGACCACCACCAGATCAGCTTCTCCGCTTCCCCCGGCAAACATCGCCTGACGCTGATCGACGACCAGGGCAATCGAAAGACAATATCGTTCGAGGTGAAATAA
- a CDS encoding 4Fe-4S dicluster domain-containing protein, with protein MAKIKGAVVVNTERCKGCNLCVVACPSDVLELHPREVNNKGYHYVYMKNPDDCIGCASCGLVCPDGCLTIYKKRIDN; from the coding sequence ATGGCGAAGATAAAAGGAGCTGTTGTTGTAAACACAGAGCGATGCAAAGGATGTAACCTCTGCGTAGTAGCCTGCCCGTCGGATGTTCTCGAATTGCACCCGCGTGAAGTAAACAACAAGGGATACCATTATGTGTACATGAAAAACCCCGATGACTGCATCGGTTGTGCAAGCTGCGGGTTGGTTTGTCCGGACGGTTGTTTGACCATCTACAAGAAGAGAATTGACAATTGA